From Alienimonas californiensis, a single genomic window includes:
- a CDS encoding type II secretion system protein, producing the protein MISRPSLSAVPVSVSERGSVRRSSSRAGFTLVELLVVIGVIAILMALLAPAVIGAAGAARVAAVRSDMSGMEAAISQFHAEYGRTPPSFIDLRRTSGKKFVNPATMSTLRSVFGPQIDEATMIDSLNRMDFPGEGASGDTDFSKRGVVRGAECLVLFLGGLPASGSPTPTKELAGWSQNPRDPFNAQTKAGGFTLLDKNRRKGPFFTFEPDRLLFNNEVEGSGFTPSATGDPGVSYFTYLDTFETQTTPLIYASSDNGRGYRTQDVLYNVGVFLNDDGSAALSQGVYQSPGGGAVNPNGYQIISPGRDGQFGGGGSYSADDGYTPVKDASDQIIPGGEDNITNFSDGMLDD; encoded by the coding sequence GTGATTTCCCGCCCGTCCCTGTCCGCCGTCCCGGTTTCCGTTTCTGAGCGCGGTTCCGTCCGGCGTTCTTCGTCCCGGGCGGGCTTCACGCTCGTGGAGTTGCTGGTCGTGATCGGGGTGATCGCGATCCTGATGGCCCTGCTGGCCCCCGCCGTGATCGGCGCCGCGGGCGCGGCCCGGGTCGCCGCGGTCCGCTCCGACATGAGCGGGATGGAGGCGGCGATCTCCCAGTTCCACGCCGAATACGGCCGCACCCCGCCCAGCTTTATCGACCTGCGGCGGACTTCGGGAAAGAAGTTCGTCAACCCCGCGACGATGTCGACGCTCCGCAGCGTCTTCGGCCCGCAGATCGACGAGGCGACGATGATCGACAGCCTCAACCGCATGGATTTCCCCGGCGAAGGGGCGTCGGGCGACACTGACTTTTCAAAACGCGGCGTCGTCCGCGGGGCGGAGTGCCTGGTGCTGTTCCTCGGCGGCCTGCCGGCCAGCGGATCGCCCACGCCGACCAAGGAACTGGCCGGGTGGAGCCAGAACCCGCGCGATCCGTTCAACGCCCAGACGAAGGCGGGCGGCTTCACGCTGCTGGACAAGAATCGCCGCAAAGGACCGTTCTTCACGTTCGAACCGGACCGGCTGCTTTTCAACAACGAGGTGGAAGGCTCCGGCTTCACGCCGTCGGCGACCGGCGACCCCGGGGTGTCCTACTTCACCTACCTCGACACGTTCGAGACGCAGACGACCCCGCTGATCTACGCCAGCAGCGACAACGGCCGCGGATATCGGACGCAGGACGTGCTTTATAACGTCGGCGTGTTCTTGAACGACGACGGCAGCGCCGCGTTGTCCCAGGGCGTGTATCAGTCGCCGGGCGGCGGGGCGGTGAACCCCAACGGCTATCAGATTATCTCCCCGGGGCGGGACGGGCAGTTCGGCGGGGGCGGGAGCTACAGCGCCGACGACGGCTATACGCCGGTGAAGGACGCCTCGGATCAGATCATCCCCGGCGGGGAGGACAACATCACGAATTTCTCCGACGGCATGCTGGACGACTAG
- a CDS encoding type II secretion system protein has product MTPLAPPPTSPSRTPRGAFTLIELLVVVSIVAILLSLTVTATLAFVTNAREAATRTTLTKIDAKVQRRIGALRRGLETTSGNVSSAGGGAAGPLRVKMAMLNQMPSYLYPRGPGPDGEIGTADDPLPLSEGDYVTAKLRGNAAVTGPFEDATYRNDATASSEALFLFLSQGETYGVEDTDADAFKESELADADGDGLREIVDGFGNPIRFYRWPTRLIRPAVPGSYNGLVEPAVASTQDADGRWPVRAFDNAGDGEFAAAAAALFGAALPSRELDGSGNEITDDAAASMPFLPTLGSALRADPDDRYAQMNLSFKSATDPRSPFSRVAKGVTTEEELGPIFERFLHTPATFYVPMAVSAGADGELGLYEPQDRANFGHLAQPKEPNATLDNLTTAQGGF; this is encoded by the coding sequence ATGACGCCTCTCGCTCCACCGCCGACCTCGCCCAGCCGCACGCCGCGGGGGGCGTTCACGCTGATCGAACTGCTGGTGGTGGTCAGCATCGTGGCGATCCTGCTGAGCCTGACGGTGACGGCCACGCTGGCCTTCGTGACCAACGCCCGGGAAGCGGCGACCCGCACCACGCTGACGAAGATCGACGCCAAGGTGCAGCGGCGGATCGGGGCGCTGCGGCGGGGGCTGGAAACGACGTCCGGCAACGTCTCCAGCGCCGGCGGCGGGGCCGCCGGACCGCTGCGGGTCAAGATGGCGATGCTCAACCAGATGCCCAGCTACCTGTATCCGCGGGGTCCCGGCCCGGACGGCGAGATCGGCACCGCCGACGATCCGCTGCCGCTGTCGGAGGGGGATTACGTGACCGCCAAGTTGCGGGGCAACGCCGCCGTCACCGGGCCCTTTGAAGACGCGACCTACCGCAACGACGCCACCGCCAGCAGCGAGGCACTGTTCCTGTTTCTGAGCCAGGGCGAGACGTACGGAGTCGAAGATACCGACGCCGACGCCTTTAAAGAGAGCGAACTGGCCGACGCTGACGGCGACGGCCTCCGCGAGATCGTGGACGGCTTCGGCAACCCGATTCGCTTCTACCGCTGGCCCACCCGCCTGATCCGCCCGGCGGTGCCGGGCTCGTATAACGGGCTCGTCGAACCCGCGGTCGCGTCCACGCAGGACGCCGACGGCCGCTGGCCCGTGCGGGCCTTCGACAACGCCGGGGACGGCGAGTTCGCGGCGGCGGCGGCGGCGCTGTTCGGCGCGGCGCTGCCCAGCCGGGAGCTGGACGGCTCCGGGAACGAAATCACCGACGACGCCGCCGCCTCAATGCCGTTCCTGCCCACCTTGGGCAGCGCCCTGCGGGCGGACCCGGACGACCGCTACGCCCAGATGAACCTGTCGTTTAAGTCGGCGACCGACCCGCGGTCGCCGTTCTCGAGGGTGGCGAAGGGGGTGACGACCGAGGAGGAGTTGGGGCCGATTTTCGAGCGGTTCCTGCACACGCCGGCGACGTTTTACGTGCCGATGGCCGTGTCCGCGGGGGCGGACGGGGAGTTGGGGCTGTACGAGCCGCAGGACCGGGCGAACTTCGGCCATCTGGCCCAACCCAAAGAGCCGAACGCCACGCTGGACAATCTGACCACCGCCCAGGGGGGATTCTGA
- a CDS encoding pilus assembly FimT family protein — protein MRSPRRTGFTLIELLVAVTIFLILATVTLTAVGAFQSADQVSGSARQVQSFTSGARDRAIYTVRTDAGARSRGVRLLVNNDLTDANGNPFACTTLQYVESAGYFPPLAVDRLEFADSELLFLAGGPTDGTVAELVPPVFVGGVVQPYKDGDDGNPPDFFLTAGSEREPIADKPGALATAWRDTPLNRVFQAGLLGENIPKQTASPHQTTALFTARVRLPKYANGAGRWYQALIVSVGSEGESEQALRLKGIARVFLMTLSAAEDPQEYNLNAAEDGYVFELRTVPLAGEDPRPLPNQTAIDLRGAARFGGLPSTWFTLVNHDGDGSTAAIPVPRGPLDIMFDPSGMVTGPLAASGLIHLPVVSLEDLDEGTNSGRFAQGEFLPLGYVGTDADAPIAFDGTTYSGPGKSAEDLVVTINTQTGTVTVAPLDGATSSGNGIANDPFRFAELGLEAP, from the coding sequence ATGCGGTCCCCCCGCCGGACCGGCTTCACGCTGATCGAACTGCTGGTGGCGGTCACGATCTTCCTGATCCTGGCCACCGTCACCCTGACGGCGGTGGGGGCGTTCCAGAGCGCCGATCAGGTCAGCGGGTCGGCCCGGCAGGTGCAGAGCTTCACCAGCGGCGCCCGCGACCGGGCGATCTATACGGTGCGCACGGACGCCGGCGCCCGCTCCCGCGGCGTGCGGCTGCTGGTTAACAACGACCTGACCGACGCCAACGGCAACCCGTTCGCCTGCACCACGCTGCAATACGTCGAAAGCGCCGGCTACTTCCCCCCGCTAGCCGTCGACCGGCTGGAGTTCGCTGACAGCGAATTGCTGTTCCTCGCCGGCGGACCGACTGACGGCACCGTCGCCGAACTCGTTCCTCCGGTCTTCGTCGGCGGCGTGGTTCAACCTTATAAAGACGGCGACGACGGCAATCCGCCGGACTTCTTTCTCACCGCCGGCAGCGAACGGGAGCCGATCGCCGACAAGCCCGGCGCCTTGGCCACGGCCTGGCGGGACACCCCGCTGAACCGCGTGTTCCAGGCGGGCTTGTTGGGGGAGAACATCCCGAAACAGACCGCGTCGCCCCATCAAACCACGGCTCTGTTCACCGCCCGCGTGCGGCTGCCGAAGTACGCGAACGGCGCCGGGCGCTGGTATCAGGCACTGATCGTCTCCGTAGGGTCCGAGGGCGAGAGCGAGCAGGCGCTGCGTCTCAAGGGGATCGCCCGGGTGTTCCTGATGACGCTCTCCGCTGCGGAGGACCCGCAGGAATATAATTTGAACGCCGCCGAGGACGGCTACGTCTTCGAGTTGCGGACAGTACCGCTGGCCGGCGAGGACCCGCGGCCGCTGCCGAACCAGACCGCGATCGACCTCCGCGGCGCCGCCCGCTTCGGCGGGCTGCCCTCCACCTGGTTCACGCTGGTGAACCACGACGGCGACGGCTCGACCGCCGCGATCCCCGTGCCGCGGGGGCCGCTGGACATCATGTTCGATCCCTCGGGGATGGTGACCGGCCCGCTGGCCGCCAGCGGTCTGATCCATCTGCCGGTGGTGAGCCTGGAGGACCTGGACGAAGGCACGAACTCCGGGCGCTTCGCCCAGGGCGAGTTCCTGCCGCTGGGCTACGTCGGCACGGACGCGGACGCCCCGATCGCCTTCGACGGCACGACCTACTCCGGCCCCGGCAAAAGCGCGGAGGACCTCGTCGTCACGATCAACACCCAGACCGGCACGGTGACCGTCGCCCCGCTCGACGGGGCGACCTCGTCCGGCAACGGCATCGCCAACGATCCGTTCCGATTCGCCGAACTCGGACTGGAGGCGCCGTGA
- a CDS encoding type IV pilus modification PilV family protein: MHARPSARRPVSPRLSAAMARRLRATPRGRRAAARLGVTLTEVLMSLLVMGIGVTSVATLFPLAVLRGARATQLTAGTILKVNAEETVRFSHTPSLEAPLPKQIGGVLLKGGVSAFPRGASPGVERLAMLLDPDANGSLDVCGAATKVSPTNTLAWGPGGAFLGNGGTPRKYVVDPLGAAVLAGDTSDAVSPWFYGAKATAGSAATDQFGAALGGEPALRFAWPFPWEMVNAAESGNSAVRRQMVETAYNVVGRAGDYSSDLDVDASATLNAAGTVTITFSNRDVENGALEEFYDQNNATAEGLAVPGADLARIVLFAPDQRSSAAIPLARLPEAEVRAGAAPDDVTDVADGYTLTVHTPNAGFQAAAFDTDGDGVANTGANVPLRVRLERPDRRYSWMLTCRRTGSERTEAEVAVFFNRALSAEDESVWRSVRTASGSYVLFWDTGSATPQRNPQVVGGGWLLEMGEFAWLQVGRVLEAEGDPTDADAPQRVKDAYSRAGGGMTTPRYLEFLLSSGTPRRNEAGMGGNLFATFPRGVVSVFTLDP, encoded by the coding sequence ATGCACGCCCGCCCGTCCGCCCGCCGCCCCGTTTCGCCGCGATTGTCGGCGGCGATGGCGCGGCGGCTCCGGGCTACGCCCCGCGGCCGCCGCGCGGCGGCCCGGCTGGGCGTGACGTTGACGGAAGTGCTGATGAGCCTGCTGGTGATGGGCATCGGCGTGACGAGCGTCGCCACGCTGTTCCCGCTGGCGGTGCTCCGCGGCGCCCGGGCCACGCAGTTGACGGCCGGCACGATCCTGAAGGTGAACGCCGAGGAAACGGTCCGCTTCAGCCACACCCCCTCGCTGGAGGCCCCGTTGCCGAAGCAGATCGGCGGGGTGCTGCTGAAGGGGGGCGTGAGCGCCTTCCCGCGGGGCGCCAGCCCCGGCGTGGAGCGGTTGGCGATGCTGCTCGACCCGGACGCCAACGGCAGCCTGGACGTCTGCGGGGCGGCGACGAAGGTCTCTCCCACGAACACGCTGGCCTGGGGGCCGGGCGGGGCGTTCCTCGGCAACGGCGGCACGCCGCGGAAGTACGTCGTCGACCCGCTCGGCGCCGCGGTGCTGGCAGGAGACACGTCGGACGCCGTGAGCCCGTGGTTCTACGGCGCGAAGGCCACGGCCGGTTCGGCGGCGACGGATCAGTTCGGGGCCGCCCTGGGCGGCGAGCCCGCCCTGCGGTTCGCCTGGCCCTTCCCCTGGGAGATGGTCAACGCCGCCGAGAGCGGCAACTCGGCCGTGCGGCGGCAGATGGTCGAGACGGCCTACAACGTCGTCGGCCGGGCCGGGGACTACAGCTCCGATCTGGACGTGGACGCCTCGGCGACCTTGAACGCCGCCGGCACGGTGACGATCACGTTCAGCAACCGCGACGTGGAGAACGGGGCGCTGGAGGAGTTCTACGATCAGAACAACGCCACGGCGGAGGGGCTCGCCGTGCCGGGGGCCGATCTCGCCCGGATCGTGCTGTTCGCTCCCGACCAGCGGTCCAGCGCCGCCATCCCGCTGGCCCGTCTGCCGGAGGCGGAGGTGAGAGCCGGCGCCGCTCCGGACGACGTGACGGACGTCGCCGACGGCTACACCCTCACGGTTCACACCCCGAACGCCGGCTTCCAGGCGGCGGCGTTCGACACCGACGGCGACGGCGTCGCGAACACCGGGGCGAACGTGCCCCTGCGGGTGCGGCTGGAACGGCCGGACCGGCGGTACAGCTGGATGCTGACCTGCCGGCGGACCGGCTCGGAGCGGACCGAGGCGGAGGTCGCCGTGTTCTTCAACCGGGCCCTCAGCGCGGAGGACGAGTCCGTCTGGCGCAGCGTGCGGACCGCGAGCGGCTCCTACGTGCTGTTCTGGGACACGGGCTCCGCGACCCCGCAGCGGAACCCGCAGGTGGTGGGCGGCGGCTGGCTGCTGGAAATGGGCGAATTCGCTTGGTTACAGGTCGGCCGCGTGCTGGAGGCCGAAGGCGACCCCACGGACGCCGACGCCCCCCAACGGGTGAAGGACGCCTACAGCCGGGCCGGCGGGGGGATGACCACGCCGCGATATCTGGAGTTCCTGCTGTCGTCCGGCACGCCGCGCCGCAACGAGGCCGGGATGGGGGGCAACCTGTTCGCCACGTTCCCGCGGGGGGTGGTGTCCGTGTTCACGCTGGACCCGTAA
- a CDS encoding prepilin-type N-terminal cleavage/methylation domain-containing protein, with translation MTPAPPPLPPVTDRPHARRPTVPSRRPAARLARSQGARRQDARRLAATANRRPRAGFTLIEMLVATTLVLLMMLLFAQVFGLATETVSMRKGMAANDQKARLLTGRFDNDLSARTFRTVAPFRGATFAYVWNGVDAWERQPASDSGVDLYTANGSTTRAWATETVKGRLEDRRGYFSISENDPDDDTDEVLSFTIDRRLAERRGGVDYSPALGRATVLDTDAALFKSSGGDVEPDQPATDQFNTSGAADEEKLSDSPLISGTGIGQQALESAQPVGVSNYEVVTFYLRNGNLVRARKLIREPKTNPTLWDTDADNAPNSWPPGGMVDPDDGLEHSFAHYFDYAAYSHPNTLATSGTQTLGPVLHSEASLDNESGGDLVRANLNEADDLTNYGVSLDEYRMPDSLGNPLLRDGAGFFPFDVTNPGRTQPFGRPREFLGITLGPDVQFGGGGLTSEDWNTPFFGRYTVQEQSHPDFKLPGRAAMPPGASAGSSDGGPLFAENPRVLKYLNDGGGRRDRRGEEILLTNVHGFDIEVYDDAIGDFVDLGHTRTAPTQDLFDINGDGDYTDSVQIPGDYHADRLRALTPKGELALDVLGDAEPDASYDADGTTDPHPFGNRFDTWHPDMALMGLGWADTGSGTPDTPVSLRRPYPPPYRPLRNPFGGDVGLPVGVDMTFSGVGLVSAADLAGAPGDAPISSIPLVDATANDSFYDDDGFLHEKLPLHTGPGGSRGGYYVRGDVGGSPRLFPNPNVIGQPGSGDEKPLRAIRITVRYYDVQSDQMRQESFRHSFTN, from the coding sequence ATGACGCCCGCCCCGCCGCCGCTCCCGCCCGTCACCGACCGTCCTCACGCCCGCCGCCCGACCGTGCCGTCCCGTCGCCCCGCCGCTCGTCTCGCCCGCTCCCAAGGGGCGCGCCGCCAAGACGCGCGCCGCCTGGCGGCGACGGCGAACCGGCGTCCGCGGGCCGGCTTCACCTTAATTGAGATGCTGGTCGCCACGACGCTGGTGCTGTTGATGATGCTGTTGTTCGCGCAGGTGTTCGGCCTGGCGACGGAGACGGTCTCGATGCGCAAGGGGATGGCGGCGAACGATCAGAAGGCCCGCCTGCTGACGGGCCGGTTCGACAACGACCTGTCCGCCCGCACCTTCCGCACCGTGGCCCCCTTCCGCGGGGCGACGTTCGCCTATGTGTGGAACGGCGTCGACGCCTGGGAGCGGCAGCCGGCCAGCGATAGCGGCGTGGACCTCTACACCGCCAACGGCAGCACCACCCGGGCGTGGGCGACGGAGACGGTTAAAGGGCGGCTGGAGGATCGTCGCGGCTACTTCTCGATCAGCGAGAACGACCCCGACGACGACACCGACGAGGTCCTCAGTTTCACGATCGACCGCCGCCTGGCGGAACGTCGCGGCGGGGTCGACTACTCCCCCGCCCTCGGCCGGGCTACGGTGCTGGACACCGATGCGGCGCTGTTCAAATCGTCCGGCGGCGACGTCGAGCCGGACCAGCCGGCCACCGATCAGTTCAACACCAGCGGCGCCGCGGACGAGGAGAAACTCAGCGACAGCCCGCTGATCAGCGGCACCGGCATCGGACAGCAGGCGCTGGAGTCCGCCCAGCCGGTCGGGGTGTCGAACTACGAAGTCGTCACCTTCTACCTGCGGAACGGCAACTTGGTCCGCGCCCGCAAGCTGATACGGGAGCCGAAGACGAACCCCACCCTGTGGGATACCGACGCCGACAACGCCCCGAACTCCTGGCCCCCGGGCGGAATGGTCGATCCGGACGACGGCCTGGAACACAGCTTCGCCCATTACTTCGACTACGCCGCCTACAGCCACCCCAATACGCTGGCGACCTCGGGGACGCAAACTCTCGGCCCGGTGCTGCACTCCGAGGCCAGCCTAGACAACGAGTCCGGCGGCGATTTGGTGCGGGCCAATCTTAACGAGGCGGATGACCTAACGAACTACGGCGTCTCTCTGGACGAGTACCGCATGCCGGACAGCCTCGGCAACCCGCTGCTGCGGGACGGCGCCGGGTTCTTCCCCTTCGACGTGACGAACCCCGGCCGCACCCAGCCGTTCGGCCGCCCGCGGGAGTTCCTGGGGATTACCCTCGGCCCGGACGTGCAGTTCGGCGGCGGCGGCCTGACCAGCGAAGACTGGAACACCCCCTTCTTCGGCCGCTACACCGTGCAGGAGCAGTCCCACCCGGACTTCAAGTTGCCCGGCCGGGCGGCGATGCCCCCCGGCGCCTCCGCGGGCTCCAGCGACGGCGGCCCGCTGTTCGCCGAGAACCCGCGCGTCCTGAAGTACCTCAACGACGGGGGCGGCCGCCGCGATCGCCGCGGCGAGGAGATCCTGCTCACGAACGTGCACGGGTTCGACATCGAAGTCTACGACGACGCGATCGGGGATTTCGTGGACCTCGGCCACACCCGCACGGCGCCGACCCAGGACCTTTTCGATATCAACGGCGACGGCGACTACACCGACAGCGTGCAGATCCCCGGCGACTACCACGCCGACCGCCTGCGGGCGCTCACGCCGAAGGGGGAACTCGCCCTGGACGTGCTCGGCGACGCGGAGCCGGACGCCAGCTACGACGCCGACGGCACCACAGACCCGCACCCGTTCGGCAACCGGTTCGACACCTGGCACCCGGACATGGCCCTGATGGGCCTCGGCTGGGCGGACACGGGGTCCGGCACCCCCGACACGCCGGTGTCGCTGCGGCGCCCCTACCCGCCGCCGTACCGGCCGCTGCGGAACCCCTTCGGCGGGGACGTCGGCCTGCCGGTGGGCGTGGACATGACCTTCAGCGGCGTCGGCCTGGTCTCCGCGGCCGATCTGGCCGGCGCCCCGGGCGACGCCCCGATCTCCAGCATCCCCCTGGTCGACGCCACCGCCAACGACAGCTTCTACGACGACGACGGCTTCCTGCACGAGAAACTGCCCCTGCACACCGGCCCCGGCGGCTCCAGGGGCGGGTACTACGTCCGCGGGGACGTCGGCGGGTCGCCGCGGCTGTTCCCGAATCCCAACGTGATCGGCCAGCCCGGCTCCGGCGACGAGAAGCCGCTGCGGGCCATTCGGATCACCGTCCGCTACTACGACGTGCAAAGCGATCAGATGCGGCAGGAATCCTTCCGCCACAGCTTCACGAACTAG